A DNA window from Pseudorasbora parva isolate DD20220531a chromosome 5, ASM2467924v1, whole genome shotgun sequence contains the following coding sequences:
- the tspearb gene encoding thrombospondin-type laminin G domain and EAR repeat-containing protein, producing the protein MSELLLLACVLLSWIITCQSGPWRPCTDLLPLDFLSRVIPGTSRAQDGIHMVQSRGSRGFQFSGSPQLFSFPASQLFVNCNFFPAEFSIVVTLKIPQMTPEKSEYIFTLLEGDSDELLLGLRLSQNNLHFLQKGRGHRKRIAFKAVGLDDNRWHTVVLAVTGYYTILTVDCGRPLELVLESPFPNHLDTTGSTFFIASRRRWNGLFSGLIRQLVLLPGSDATSRICPSSEPQLSALSVPQALLHLPVKPSSTDLPLHPYEAEVRVTAGVSPPCGRSEEGQLWFNTLKKGLFLCDGVMWLTMLQVNEKLDYVEDHQNLFTSSETFDIEVFHIPSVGLFMATANRDSNLGSGIYKWTDGRFERYQNISTYDAQAWQYFTVGKKKFLVVANCRSKDAGDEEQSVIYKWSSRKRKFIHYQTLNTHSARDWEAFSIQDETFLAVANHRQGERNHNIDSVIYKWNPVTQFFEVSQTIPTAGAYDWEFFTIGPYNFLVVANTFNGRSTVIDSTIYIWLGGMFQPYQSITTFGAIDWEMFQIENRVFLAVANSQMLTEDGKIQYSINSTIYELSMASQTFIKFQDIETYSALDWEYFSVGDDKFLVVANSYDGTSYSLNSVIYRWQGYEGFVPVHRLSTNGCRDWEFFNTTDGSYLIYSSARAALSKILKLRTI; encoded by the exons ATGTCggagctgctgctgctggccTGTGTGCTCCTCTCCTGGATCATCACCTGCCAGTCTGGACCATGGAGACCATGCACAG ATCTGTTACCATTGGACTTCCTGTCTCGGGTGATTCCTGGGACCAGCAGGGCACAAGATGGGATACATATGGTCCAGTCCAGAGGTTCTCGTGGATTCCAGTTTTCCGGATCTCCACAGCTGTTCAGTTTCCCTGCATCTCAGCTCTTCGTTAATTGTAACTTTTTCCCCGCCGAGTTCTCCATCGTTGTCACACTGAAAATCCCACAAATGACTCCTGAG AAGAGTGAGTACATCTTCACACTGTTGGAGGGAGATTCAGATGAGCTGCTCCTCGGCCTGCGACTGTCCCAAAACAATCTTCACTTCCTGCAGAAGGGCCGTGGTCACAGGAAGCGCATCGCTTTTAAGGCAGTAGGACTGGATGATAACCGTTGGCACACTGTGGTTTTGGCAGTGACGGGATACTACACAATTCTCACTGTAGACTGTGGCAGACCCCTCGAGCT AGTGCTTGAAAGCCCCTTTCCCAATCATCTTGATACAACTGGTTCCACATTCTTCATTGCTAGCAGAAGGAGATGGAATGGCTTATTTTCT gGTCTGATTCGGCAGCTAGTTCTGTTACCTGGTTCAGATGCTACCTCACGAATATGTCCCTCATCTGAGCCACAGCTGTCTGCGCTCTCTGTTCCCCAGGCTCTCTTACACCTGCCAGTCAAACCATCATCCACTGACCTTCCCCTCCACCCTTATG AGGCAGAGGTTCGAGTGACTGCGGGTGTGAGTCCTCCCTGTGGCCGCTCTGAGGAGGGACAGCTGTGGTTCAACACACTGAAGAAAGGACTGTTTCTCTGTGATGGCGTTATGTGGCTCACTATGCTGCAAG TGAATGAGAAGCTGGATTACGTGGAGGATCACCAGAATTTATTCACCAGTTCTGAGACATTTGACATCGAAGTTTTCCACATACCTTCTGTAGGGCTTTTCATGGCGACCGCCAACCGTGATTCCAACCTCGGTTCAGGAATATACAAATGGACAGATGGGAGGTTTGAACGATATCAAAACATCAGCACGTACGATGCACAAGCATGGCAATACTTCACAGTGGGCAAAAAG AAGTTCCTGGTTGTTGCTAACTGCAGAAGTAAGGATGCAGGGGACGAGGAGCAGTCGGTCATATACAAATGGAGCTCAAGGAAGCGGAAATTCATTCACTACCAGactctgaacacacacagcGCTCGTGACTGGGAGGCTTTCAGCATTCAAGATGAAACTTTCCTTGCTGTGGCCAATCACAGGCAAG GGGAGAGAAACCATAATATTGACAGTGTAATCTACAAGTGGAACCCAGTTACCCAGTTTTTTGAGGTCAGTCAGACAATCCCGACCGCTGGTGCTTATGATTGGGAGTTTTTCACTATCGGCCCGTATAATTTCCTGGTAGTCGCAAATACTTTCAACGGAAGATCAACGGTCATTGATTCTACCATCTATATCTGGCTGGGAGGGATGTTTCAGCCTTATCAGTCCATTACA ACATTTGGGGCGATAGATTGGGAGATGTTCCAGATTGAAAACAGGGTGTTTCTGGCTGTGGCCAACAGCCAGATGCTAACAGAGGATGGCAAGATTCAGTACTCCATCAACTCGACCATCTATGAGCTCAGCATGGCATCTCAGACCTTCATCAAGTTTCAGGATATTGAAACATATAG TGCTTTGGACTGGGAGTATTTTTCTGTGGGAGATGACAAGTTCCTGGTGGTCGCCAACTCCTATGATGGAACCTCATACTCTCTAAATAGTGTTATATACAG GTGGCAGGGTTATGAGGGCTTTGTCCCTGTGCACAGACTGAGCACCAATGGCTGCAGAGACTGGGAATTTTTTAACACAACCGATGGCTCCTACCTCATCTACTCCAGTGCTAGAGCTGCTCTCTCTAAAATCCTTAAATTAAGGACCATCTAG